In Halobacterium noricense, the genomic stretch GTACGCCGTCCCCGGGCCCTCGACGTCGAGCGCGAGCGTGACCGTGTCACCCTCGGCGAAGTCCTCGGGCGTCGTCAACGGGACGAGGCCGAGACGCAGCGCGAGCTGTTCGTCGAACATCACGCTGGAGTTCTCGACGAACCGGACGGTGTCGATGGACAGCGTCGGAACGTCGGCGATGATCGCTCGCCGAATGCCGTTCGCGAACGCCGGCGTGATGTTGCGAACGACGAACCGGGCTTCCCGGTCGTCGCGGTCGATGAATTCGACGTCGAAGTCCGTGCTCATGGCTTAGTACCCGCTGTTCTTCGGCGGACGCGTCCCGTCGTGGGGGACGGGCGTCACGTCCTCGATGCGGCCGATTTCGAGACCGGCGCGAGCGAGCGCTCGGATGGCAGCCTGCGCGCCCGGACCCGGGCTGCGCTGGAGGTTGCCACCGGGGCCGCGCACGCGAACGTGCACCTTGTCGATGCCCTGGTCTAAGACGTCTTCGGCGAGCTGTTCGGCCATCTGCATCGCGGCGTACGGCGACGCCTCGTCACGGTTCTGCTTCACCACGGTACCGCCACTCGACTTTGCGAGCGTCTCTGCGCCCGTCTCGTCGGTGACCGTCATGATGGTGTTGTTGAACGAGGCGTGGATGTGCGCGATGCCCCATTTGGTGTCGTCAGCCATATTGTGTTACTCCTGTGCACCGGCGCGAGCCGGGTGCAGTTCGTCTGTGAGGTCGCTTCGTTCGTCGAACGCGATGGCGTCCTCCTCGGAGACGTCGACCTTGTAGGAGGGCTCCGTGACGCGGCTCCCGTCGACCGTGATGTGGCCGTGGGAGATGAACTGTCGGGCCTGACCGACAGTGTTCGCGAGGCCCTCGCGGTAGACGACCGTCTGCAGGCGGCGTTCGAGGACGTCCGTCACGTCGAGCGACAGGACGTCGTCGAGCGCCTCCTGGTTGGAGAGCACGCCGATGCGCTGCAGGCGCGAGACGAACTCCTCGCCGCTGGTGGCCTCCGTACGGCCGAGCAGGCGGCGCGCCTCGCGGCGGAAGTTGCGCAGTTCGGACTGCGCGCGCCAGAGTTCCTCTTTGTTCTTCAGGCCGTACCGGGAGACGAGGTCGCTCTCCTCGGAGATGCGTTCGCCCTGATACGGGTGATTCGGCGTCTCGTAGAACTTGGTGTTCTCACCTGGGAGCGCCATTATTCTTCCTCACCCGCTGCTTCTTCTGCTGCCTGTTCTTCCTTGATAGCCTCGACGTTGACGCCGATGGTACCTTCCGTACGACCGGTGGACTTGGTGCGCTGACCGCGGACCTTCTGTCCGCGCTCGTGTCGGATGCCCTTGTAGGACCGAATCATCTGCATCCGATTGATGTCCTGGTCGCGCGTCAGGTTGACGTCGTTGCCGGTGACGTGCTGGGTCTCGCCGGAGTAAAAGTCGTTCCGACGGTTCGCGAGCCACTCCGGAGCGTGGTCTGCGAACTCGTTGACGGCCGCCTTGATGTCGTCGATGACATCGTCTTCGAGGCGACCAATCGTCGCGGTGCGGTCGACGTCCGCGTTCTCCGCGACGACTCGCGCGACTCGTCGGCCGACGCCGTCGAGTTCCGCGAGCGCACGCTCGACGGACTTGGTACCGTCGAGGTCTGTCTGCCCGATACGGACGAAGTACTGAATGTCCTCGTCCGCGTCTTGTTCTTCCGAACTCATGTTTTGATGTGTTGTGGAAAGGCGTCGTGGCGGGGATTTGAACCCCGGAGGCTTGCGCCACAGAGTTAGCAACCCTGCGCCTTGACCAGGCTAGGCTACCACGACACGCTTTCGGGTGTATCTTCGCCCTCTCGGACTCGGGACCCGACGCCCCTACAGTGACTGCGTTCTTGAGAAATCGCGGCCCGTACTTAAACATCACGAAAGGGCGTGGGTCGCGGACGACACGCGCTCCCATGCCGTGCGCCGAAAATCCGGTCTGCGGTCAGTTCGCCGACTCGGTCCCGCCGTCAGCGTACACCTCGACGTAGTCGTCGTTGACCTCCCAGCCGCCGTCACCGTTCTCGACCATGTACTCGCCGTAGTACGGCACCCGGTTCTCGACGGTCTCTCGGAACGCCTCCCGAATCTCGGCCTTCGACATCTCGCCCATCGACCGCAGGTCGTCGTTGCGGTTCAGGCACCCCTTCAGGTAGCCTTCGTGTGTCACGCGCACGCGGTGGCAGTTCGCGCAGAACTCCTCGTTGCCGACGGGGTCGACGATTTCGACCATTCCTCCATTCACCCAGTACCGCCGCCGGTCGTGCATTTCGCGGTGCTCGACGCGGTCCGCGCGCTCTTCGAGCCAGTTGTGGACGTCGTCGATGTCGACGGCCCACTCCGGGTGGCCCGCGATTTCGGGCATGTACTCGATGAGCTGGAGCTGGAGCGCGTCGTTCTCCGCGACGTGGTCGACCATCTCCGGCACGTAGCCCGCCGTCTTCCGGAACACGACCATGTTCAGTTTCACCGGGTCGAGGCCCGCGTCCACGGCCGCCCGCACGCCCTCCAAGACCCTCTCGTAGGCCCCGCTCTTCGTGAGCGCCTGAAAGTCCTCGGCGTCGAGGGCGTCCTGCGAGACGTTCACGCGTTCGAGGCCCGCGTCCACGAGGTCATCCGCGCGCCCGGGCAGGAACGTGCCGTTGGTCGTCATCGACACTTCCATCGACTCGGGCGTGCGCCGAATTATCTCCTCCAGGTCGTCGCGCAGCATCGGCTCACCGCCGGTGAGCTTCACCTTCTCGACGCCGAACTCCTCGACGACTTCGAGGAAGCGGACGACGTCGTCGGCGCTCATCTCGTGGTCCCGTGCGTCCATCGGGCCGCGCGTGTCCCCCAGTCCCTCGTTGTGACAGTAGACACAGTCGAAGTTACAGCGGTCCGTGAGGGAGACCCGGACGCCGGAGACCTCGCGCCCGAACGAGTCCGAGAGCATGCCAGAACGTGGCACGTACAGACGCTTAAACTCGTGGGTGCAAGCGGCGATTTCGTAACCCTGAGTGGTTACGCTCGGGGTGTGGTGTGCGGTCTCGGCCGCACGTTCGTTCGACACAACCCTTATCGGCGCACCACCTCCTACTCGCGGGCATGAACGAAGACGACGTGCTGGACCTCCTCCGCGACGTCGAGGACCCCTCCCTCGACGACGATAGCGAGGCGCAAAGCGCCTCGGACCATGCGAGCGGGCAAAGCCAGCGAGCAGACATCGTCTCCCTCGGCCTCGTCAACGACCTCGACGTCGACGGCGACAAAGTCACCCTCTCACTCGCGCTCGGTGCGCCCTACTCGCCGACAGAAACCGACATCGCCGGCCGCGTCCGCGAAGTGCTCGCCGACGCCGGCCTCGAACCCGACCTCACGGCCGCCATCCCCGACCGCAACGGCGGCGACGTGCTCCCCGGCGTCAAGAACGTCATCGCGGTCGCCTCCGGCAAGGGCGGCGTCGGCAAGTCCACGGTCGCCGTCAACCTCGCCGCCGGCCTCTCCGACCGCGGCGCCCGCGTCGGCCTCTTCGATGCCGACATCTACGGCCCCAACGTCCCCCGAATGGTCGACGCCGACGACCACCCACGCGCTACGGAGAGCGACACCATCGTCCCGCCCGAGCGCCACGGCATGAAACTCATGAGCATGGCGTTCATGGTCGGCGACGACGACCCCGTCATCTGGCGCGGTCCCATGGTCCACAAGGTCCTCACGCAGCTCGTCGAGGACGTCGAATGGGGCAACCTCGACTACCTCGTCGTCGACCTCCCGCCGGGCACCGGCGACACCCAACTCACGATGCTCCAAACGGTCCCCCTCACCGGTGCTGTCGTTGTCACCACCCCACAGGACGTCGCCGTCGACGACGCCCGTAAAGGCCTCCGCATGTTCGGCCGCCACGACACCACCGTCCTCGGCATCGCCGAGAACATGAGCGGGTTCGTCTGCCCCGACTGCGGCGGCACCCACGACATCTTCGGCAGCGGCGGCGGCCACGACTTCGCCGACGAGAACGAACTCCCGTTCCTCGGCTCCATCCCTCTCGACCCCAGCGTCCGACAGGGCGGTGACACGGGGGAGCCCGTCGTTCTCGACGACGACAACCAGACCGGCGAAGCGTTCCGCGAGTTCGTCGCCGAAACCGCCGACATGGTTGGGCTCGTCCACCGCCGCAACGCCAGCCGACCCGCCAAACACTGACAACTCAGGACGATGTCTGACTACGACGACGCCGAGAAACGTGACGTGCTTCGCGCTGTCGCGGACGACCTCCGCGAGGAAGACTCCGAGGAGGCCGAACGCATCGCCGCTATCGTCCATCGCGTCAGCGACATCTACGACGAAGACGAGGACGTCGACGCCCAACACGTCTATCTGAACATGCGGAACATCCTCCAAATTTCCGAGCAGGGCGGTATCGAGCGCTAGGCCGCCCGCCGCCAGAGGACTGCTCCAATTAGTGTTAGGACGATGAGCGCTGCGCCCGCGCGTCGTTCCAGTGGCGACAGCGCCTCGTCGTCTACGTACCCTTCACGGTACTGGCGTGCCGTCTCGTTGTTGTAGTCGCTCTCTACAGTTCCCCCAGGGACCTGCTCGAAGTGGTCGTCCCACGCGTTCGCGGTTTCGTTCGGTTTCGCGATGAACTCCTTCTGGTCGAACTTTCCTTCTGGTTGGCCGGTGTCGTTATACACCATCACCTTGCCCGCGATTACGTCATCAGGGTCTTCGTCAAGCTTGAATTTGAAATCGCTCGAATTCCCCGGTTGCGGGGCTCCGATTTCGAATTCGTTGTCGGTTTCGAAGGTCTCCGTCCGTACGTGGAGTGCGTATGCTCGCTCCCCTGGATTGTGGACAGTGGAAACGAGTTCTGTCGAATCACTGCTTCGAACGACTCGTACATCACTAACATACGGAGTGGGGATTTCAGGACTTGATGCGTTTAGGTGGTGTGTGAAATTGAATGTGAACCTCTGCCCACTCACAACTACACGTACTGAGTGATTATCTTGAGTGGTATCGAGGTACTTAGTCACATCTCTTGACACGGATTTTGATTCCCCGCTCTCCAAATCTGGCATCTCCGGACTAAACCCATCACCGTCAACCCATAAACCAAATTCGCCCGGATATTCTATCTCTCCCTTATTTTTGACCTCTACGCAGACCCGGTTATCCTCCTCCAAGAACCCCACAAGATATATTATATGTAGATTAAACCTCTCTTCTCTATCAACTACCTTGTATTCCTTTGTCCCTCCACATGGACTCTCCGATTGCTCTGTGGGGAGGGCAGTAGCAGGTGGGACGGCAGTAAGAGCGAGTACAAGTACAACAAGGAGGATCCTCTTACTATCCATACTTTTCCTCTGCATTCTTGGTTAATATATCTTCAATTTTATCTAGGTTAATAACTCCTTCTTCCGTGTATTCGACTACCCGGTAGGTCTCTCGGCTCTCCATCTCTGGCAACCGCTTCGTGTCTTCCCGTGCGAAGTACTTCGTGACGGTGACGTTTGCTTGGCCGATCGTCTTGGAAACCGAGTCGCCAGCTCTGAGACTACTGACTCTCGTCGTCTTCGTTCCGGTCTGCTTACTTAGGATCCACTGCTCGCTCGGCACAGTTCTCTTGATCCGAATATTTTTGGAACTAGCCGCGCTCTCGGCCATAAATCGGTGGTGTACGATCTTCCACGGCTGCCACTCGTACGAGGCTGGATCGACTAACGTACGGTTCTCTGCCAAGTACACGTCTCGAGTCGTGGAGCGTTCGTGTTCCACCTCGTACTCGTACTGCCGCTCGTACTCCGGATTGCGGACGGTTACTTGCCGAATGTCACCTGTGTACTCGTGGGTGTAGCTTCGGGGTCGCGTCGACCAGTACGTTTTCTGCACCGTCCGACTTCGAGTGACCTCCCTCGTTCGAGTGACAGTGTGAGTCTCTGTCGTCGACACTGTCGTTTGGTACGTCATGCAACCGAACATGCCGCACTTCTCCCTGAGTTTAATCTCCGACTCCGTCGTCGTGTACGTGTCCTCGTACGTTTCAGTCGTCTCGTACGTCTTAGTTGTCCTGTACCGGAACCGCTTTTCAGTCCGATACTCGCCGTCCCGCACGCGTTTTTGTCGGGTGTCTCCGGTAAAGGTCCCAGAACCACCCCGATTGAAGCGCCACTCGTTCTCGGTCGTTGTCCACGTCTGTTTCTCGGTAGTCGTTCCGCTCGCCGACCACTCGGGGTTAGATTCCAAGAAGAACTGTCGGCGTCCACGCTCGTAGAACCGCATCTCATCTACGTCGTACTCGACTGAATCCGTTTTCACGTACTTCTCTAACTGGAACTCACGCCCTGCTTCGTTCACCTGTTGGACTTCGTACCCAGAGTTCACGAGGTCGTCTCGAACGTCCTCGTCAACCGTTCTCCGAACGGTGTATTCGGGTCGCTCGACGAGATATGCTACAGATGTCGAGATGTCCGTTATCTCGCTGAACGTGGATGCATACACCACGGGCTGAGGCACCGTTGTGTTGTACTCCATGTGCGGATGCAGCGTGGGATGCGACGAGAGGTTGATAGCCCCGTTACGGAACGCCTTCGCTGGAATCTCGATCGTCCACCGATGCCACCGCCCCCAGCCCTCGGGGTCCCGATCGTCCACTTGGCTGAGGTCCTCTTTGATAAGCTCGTGGTCGGTTACGGACCCGTGTTCCGGACGAACTTCGAATGAGATGTCCTCTTCGTACGTACGCTTCGTTAGGTAGTAGCGCTCAGAGTCCACCGAGACAGTAACAGTCTCGTTCGGGTAGAACGGACCGTTGTTCTCGATTGTCGGGTTGTCGAGTTCTGGTGCGAACCAATCCAGAAGACCGGATGAATTCGTGCTCTGATGTTGCTTGTCGACCAGTTGTAGCCGCACAATACTCCCCGAGGAGAGCCCCACCCTAGACTGCTCTTGGTCCGCGTCGACTCCTCGCCAG encodes the following:
- a CDS encoding 30S ribosomal protein S11, which produces MADDTKWGIAHIHASFNNTIMTVTDETGAETLAKSSGGTVVKQNRDEASPYAAMQMAEQLAEDVLDQGIDKVHVRVRGPGGNLQRSPGPGAQAAIRALARAGLEIGRIEDVTPVPHDGTRPPKNSGY
- the moaA gene encoding GTP 3',8-cyclase MoaA; this translates as MLSDSFGREVSGVRVSLTDRCNFDCVYCHNEGLGDTRGPMDARDHEMSADDVVRFLEVVEEFGVEKVKLTGGEPMLRDDLEEIIRRTPESMEVSMTTNGTFLPGRADDLVDAGLERVNVSQDALDAEDFQALTKSGAYERVLEGVRAAVDAGLDPVKLNMVVFRKTAGYVPEMVDHVAENDALQLQLIEYMPEIAGHPEWAVDIDDVHNWLEERADRVEHREMHDRRRYWVNGGMVEIVDPVGNEEFCANCHRVRVTHEGYLKGCLNRNDDLRSMGEMSKAEIREAFRETVENRVPYYGEYMVENGDGGWEVNDDYVEVYADGGTESAN
- a CDS encoding Mrp/NBP35 family ATP-binding protein is translated as MNEDDVLDLLRDVEDPSLDDDSEAQSASDHASGQSQRADIVSLGLVNDLDVDGDKVTLSLALGAPYSPTETDIAGRVREVLADAGLEPDLTAAIPDRNGGDVLPGVKNVIAVASGKGGVGKSTVAVNLAAGLSDRGARVGLFDADIYGPNVPRMVDADDHPRATESDTIVPPERHGMKLMSMAFMVGDDDPVIWRGPMVHKVLTQLVEDVEWGNLDYLVVDLPPGTGDTQLTMLQTVPLTGAVVVTTPQDVAVDDARKGLRMFGRHDTTVLGIAENMSGFVCPDCGGTHDIFGSGGGHDFADENELPFLGSIPLDPSVRQGGDTGEPVVLDDDNQTGEAFREFVAETADMVGLVHRRNASRPAKH
- a CDS encoding 30S ribosomal protein S13, giving the protein MSSEEQDADEDIQYFVRIGQTDLDGTKSVERALAELDGVGRRVARVVAENADVDRTATIGRLEDDVIDDIKAAVNEFADHAPEWLANRRNDFYSGETQHVTGNDVNLTRDQDINRMQMIRSYKGIRHERGQKVRGQRTKSTGRTEGTIGVNVEAIKEEQAAEEAAGEEE
- a CDS encoding 30S ribosomal protein S4 — encoded protein: MALPGENTKFYETPNHPYQGERISEESDLVSRYGLKNKEELWRAQSELRNFRREARRLLGRTEATSGEEFVSRLQRIGVLSNQEALDDVLSLDVTDVLERRLQTVVYREGLANTVGQARQFISHGHITVDGSRVTEPSYKVDVSEEDAIAFDERSDLTDELHPARAGAQE